From Pelotomaculum schinkii, the proteins below share one genomic window:
- the ispG gene encoding flavodoxin-dependent (E)-4-hydroxy-3-methylbut-2-enyl-diphosphate synthase, which yields MNRRKSRPLMVGGVMVGGGAPVSVQSMTNTDTRDAAATTAQINRLALEGCEIIRVAVPDHWAAAALPLIIRGIDIPLIADIHFDYRLALMALEAGAQGLRINPGNIGGRSKVAEVAAAARERGVPIRIGVNAGSLEKSLLTKYGGVTPAAMVESAMGHIHILEELNYTDIKVSLKASSIPLMVEAYRSLAGKVDYPFHIGVTEAGTLATGTVKSAVGIGILLSEGIGDTVRVSLTGHPLHEVRVAYDILKALGLRRRGVDLISCPTCGRTQVDLIKLAEETEARLKVLDKPIRVAVMGCVVNGPGEAREADVGIACGKGEGLIFKKGVVVRKVPEEKLLEELMKEIETL from the coding sequence ATGAACAGAAGAAAAAGCCGGCCGCTTATGGTTGGCGGAGTAATGGTTGGCGGTGGCGCTCCGGTGTCCGTTCAATCCATGACCAATACCGACACCAGGGATGCCGCCGCCACCACCGCCCAAATTAACAGGCTCGCCCTGGAGGGCTGCGAAATCATTCGCGTGGCGGTTCCCGACCACTGGGCGGCCGCTGCTCTACCCTTAATTATCCGCGGCATTGACATCCCTCTTATAGCCGACATCCATTTTGACTACCGGCTGGCTTTGATGGCTCTTGAAGCCGGAGCGCAGGGCTTAAGGATTAACCCGGGCAACATCGGGGGCCGGTCCAAAGTCGCAGAAGTCGCGGCAGCCGCGAGGGAGCGGGGAGTCCCGATCAGGATTGGAGTAAATGCAGGCTCTTTGGAAAAAAGTCTGTTAACCAAATATGGCGGAGTCACACCTGCCGCCATGGTTGAAAGCGCCATGGGGCACATACATATCCTGGAGGAATTGAACTATACGGATATCAAGGTATCCTTAAAGGCCTCCAGCATCCCGCTGATGGTTGAAGCCTACCGCAGCCTGGCCGGGAAAGTCGACTACCCTTTTCATATCGGGGTGACTGAGGCGGGTACGCTGGCCACCGGGACTGTTAAATCAGCGGTAGGAATTGGCATCCTATTAAGCGAAGGAATTGGTGACACCGTAAGGGTCTCGCTTACCGGACACCCGCTGCATGAAGTCAGAGTGGCCTATGATATTCTGAAAGCCCTGGGGCTGCGCCGCCGGGGTGTGGATTTGATCTCTTGTCCCACCTGCGGGCGCACCCAGGTTGACCTTATTAAACTGGCAGAGGAGACTGAAGCAAGGCTCAAAGTACTGGACAAGCCCATCAGGGTTGCCGTTATGGGCTGTGTGGTCAACGGTCCCGGTGAAGCAAGAGAAGCAGATGTGGGTATAGCCTGCGGCAAAGGGGAAGGACTCATCTTTAAAAAAGGCGTGGTTGTCAGGAAGGTCCCGGAAGAGAAGCTGCTGGAAGAACTCATGAAAGAAATCGAAACCCTATGA